In Microbacterium esteraromaticum, the following proteins share a genomic window:
- a CDS encoding DUF4118 domain-containing protein — MSRRGRLRVLLGAAPGVGKTFAMLEEGRRLQAEGIDVVIAVVETHGRRATAALTENLPSVPRARVTHRGVALEEMDLHAVLARRPAVALVDELAHTNAAGSVNDKRWQDVQELLASGIDVISTVNIQHVESLHDVVEQITGAPQRETVPDNFLRSADQIELVDLAPQALRDRLSTGLVYPAERIDAALSNYFRLGNLTALRELALIWLADEVDQALNGYRKAHGIDSTWEARERVVVALTGGPEGETLLRRGARIAARSAGGELVAVHVTSQDGLKSADPGALAQQRALVEKLNGAYHQVVGEDIPTALVEFARSVNATQLVLGASRRGRFASALTGPGIGATVVRESGDIDVHMVNHAAAGRRMTLPPLTGALSLKRRILGLSLALIAGPILTGALFLTRSDDSITTDVLSFQLLVVIVALVGGFWPALFAAVLSGITLDFLFIEPLFTVHIHEPHHLLALVLYVVIAGLVSFIVDRAARYTRAARRSAAEAELIQTIAGSVLRGESAIQALVDRTREAFHLSGVRLLAGEDVLARSGEPLADNRHTVITIIDDVVLELHGTDLAASERRLLAVVTAQLQAALEHEHLERAAKEMEPIAASDRVRGALLSALSHDLRRPLAAAAAAVGGLKTAGAEMAAADREELLDTADESLTALSALVTDLLDVSRLQAGAISINDIPTDPGGAVAAALDELDLGPGDVTLALNHEDVLARADPVLLQRVIVNLLTNALRYSPAGVPVHISTSTFADALEIRIIDRGPGIPQEKRQEMFLPFQRLGDTDNTTGLGLGLALSRGFVEAMHGTLTPEVTPAGGLTMVISLAAIVAKQATEQETP, encoded by the coding sequence ATGTCACGACGAGGGCGGCTCAGAGTGCTGCTCGGCGCCGCCCCCGGCGTCGGCAAGACATTCGCGATGCTGGAGGAGGGGCGACGACTGCAGGCCGAGGGCATCGACGTCGTCATCGCGGTCGTCGAGACCCACGGCCGACGGGCGACCGCCGCCCTGACTGAGAACCTGCCGTCGGTTCCGCGCGCTCGAGTCACCCACCGCGGCGTCGCCCTGGAGGAGATGGACCTCCACGCGGTTCTCGCTCGCCGACCTGCGGTGGCGCTGGTCGATGAGCTGGCGCATACGAACGCGGCGGGCTCGGTGAACGACAAGCGCTGGCAGGACGTACAGGAGCTTCTCGCTTCGGGCATTGACGTGATCTCGACAGTGAACATCCAGCACGTGGAATCACTGCACGACGTGGTCGAGCAAATCACCGGAGCACCGCAGCGCGAGACCGTGCCGGACAACTTCCTGCGCAGTGCGGATCAGATCGAGCTGGTCGACCTGGCGCCGCAGGCCCTGCGCGACCGTCTCAGCACCGGCCTGGTCTATCCGGCAGAGCGCATCGACGCAGCCCTGTCGAACTACTTCCGGCTCGGCAACCTGACCGCGCTGAGGGAGCTGGCCCTCATCTGGCTCGCAGACGAAGTAGATCAGGCACTGAACGGATACCGGAAGGCCCACGGCATCGACTCGACGTGGGAGGCACGGGAACGGGTCGTGGTCGCCCTCACCGGGGGGCCGGAGGGTGAAACGCTTCTCCGGCGCGGTGCGCGCATCGCGGCGCGATCCGCGGGCGGCGAGCTCGTCGCGGTGCACGTCACCAGTCAAGATGGCCTGAAGAGCGCAGACCCGGGCGCGCTCGCGCAGCAGCGGGCGCTGGTCGAGAAGCTCAACGGCGCGTACCACCAGGTCGTCGGAGAGGACATCCCCACCGCTCTCGTCGAGTTCGCCCGCTCGGTGAACGCGACGCAGCTGGTGCTCGGTGCGAGCCGCAGGGGCCGCTTCGCGTCCGCGCTGACCGGCCCCGGCATCGGGGCCACCGTGGTGCGGGAGTCCGGCGACATCGACGTGCACATGGTGAATCACGCCGCGGCCGGACGCCGGATGACGCTCCCACCCCTCACCGGCGCGCTCAGCCTCAAGAGGCGAATCCTCGGTCTCTCGCTCGCGCTCATCGCCGGCCCCATCCTGACCGGGGCACTCTTCCTCACCCGCAGCGACGACTCCATCACCACGGACGTGCTGAGCTTCCAGCTGCTCGTCGTGATCGTCGCCCTCGTTGGCGGGTTCTGGCCGGCGCTGTTCGCCGCCGTCCTGTCTGGGATCACCCTCGACTTCCTGTTCATCGAACCGCTCTTCACCGTGCACATCCACGAGCCACACCACCTCCTCGCACTCGTGCTGTACGTCGTGATCGCCGGTCTCGTCAGCTTCATCGTCGACCGCGCCGCCCGGTACACGCGCGCCGCACGCCGCTCGGCGGCCGAGGCCGAGCTGATCCAGACCATCGCTGGCAGCGTGCTGCGCGGCGAGAGCGCGATTCAGGCGCTCGTCGACCGCACGCGAGAGGCGTTCCACCTGTCAGGCGTCCGCCTGCTCGCCGGCGAGGACGTGCTCGCCCGCTCGGGTGAGCCTCTGGCTGACAACCGGCACACCGTGATCACCATCATCGACGATGTCGTCCTCGAACTGCACGGCACCGATCTCGCCGCCTCGGAGCGTAGGCTGCTCGCTGTCGTCACGGCGCAACTGCAGGCGGCCCTCGAGCACGAGCATCTCGAGCGCGCTGCGAAGGAGATGGAGCCCATCGCCGCATCCGACCGCGTCCGCGGTGCCCTTCTCTCGGCGCTCAGCCACGACCTACGGCGCCCTCTTGCCGCTGCGGCCGCTGCTGTCGGCGGGCTGAAAACCGCCGGCGCGGAGATGGCCGCAGCGGATCGCGAAGAGCTGCTCGACACGGCCGACGAAAGCCTGACCGCGCTGTCCGCCCTGGTCACCGACCTGCTCGACGTCAGCCGACTGCAGGCAGGGGCGATCAGCATCAACGACATCCCGACCGACCCCGGCGGCGCGGTCGCCGCAGCCCTCGACGAACTGGACCTCGGCCCCGGCGATGTCACGCTCGCCTTAAACCACGAGGACGTACTCGCCCGCGCCGATCCAGTGCTGCTCCAGCGGGTGATCGTGAACCTGCTCACCAATGCGCTGCGATACAGTCCAGCGGGGGTGCCCGTGCATATCAGTACGAGCACCTTCGCCGACGCGCTCGAGATCCGAATCATCGACCGCGGACCCGGCATTCCCCAAGAGAAGCGGCAGGAGATGTTCTTGCCCTTCCAGCGACTCGGCGACACCGACAACACCACCGGTCTCGGCCTCGGGCTCGCCCTCTCGCGAGGCTTCGTCGAGGCCATGCACGGTACTCTCACTCCCGAGGTCACTCCCGCGGGCGGTCTCACGATGGTGATCTCGCTCGCAGCCATCGTGGCGAAACAGGCAACCGAACAGGAGACGCCGTGA
- a CDS encoding GGDEF domain-containing protein: protein MVTQAIHVEDAEELRWLRAGWLKHVRERTSTYSVVTASIFLLFGVLGIIELFETDITLWEQVLSGGTALVGLGVFALVALVGIELPRWVGMALVVAHALVSVYYLGFSDERQNAIAVLQELPLIAMFFSWFYGARVARAGEFAILVALGAAMAFGPFAPGAGSVLGPANIIGAALFTWLCLEAGLFVRHRIRLESHSDPLTGALNRRGFIAKAELEMRRATRHQRPLAIAVLDLDKFKSINDGGGHAAGDYVLRSLTAQWMSLSRQTDIVGRLGGDEFAMLMPETDEDEARVVMARLREYASHSWSWGVTQVHPGDTIEGALDRADRAMYAEKGSATDTQSRRQESETVTLLSA, encoded by the coding sequence ATGGTCACTCAAGCGATCCATGTCGAGGATGCGGAAGAGCTGCGCTGGCTGCGTGCCGGCTGGCTGAAGCACGTCCGCGAGCGCACGTCGACATACTCTGTCGTCACCGCGAGCATCTTCCTGCTGTTCGGCGTGCTCGGCATCATCGAGCTCTTCGAGACCGACATCACTCTGTGGGAGCAGGTGCTCTCGGGTGGGACGGCGCTGGTCGGCCTGGGGGTCTTCGCGCTCGTCGCGCTCGTCGGCATCGAACTGCCGCGCTGGGTCGGCATGGCGCTCGTCGTCGCGCACGCCCTTGTCTCGGTGTACTACCTCGGTTTCTCCGACGAGCGGCAGAACGCCATCGCGGTGCTGCAGGAGCTGCCGCTCATCGCCATGTTCTTCTCCTGGTTCTACGGCGCGAGGGTCGCCCGCGCGGGTGAGTTCGCCATCCTCGTCGCCCTCGGCGCCGCGATGGCTTTCGGCCCGTTCGCGCCGGGGGCGGGCAGCGTGCTCGGCCCCGCGAACATCATCGGTGCGGCTCTGTTCACCTGGCTGTGCCTCGAAGCGGGGCTCTTCGTGCGGCACCGCATCCGGCTGGAATCGCACTCCGACCCTCTGACCGGTGCGCTGAACCGTCGAGGGTTCATCGCCAAGGCCGAGCTCGAGATGCGCCGCGCGACCCGCCATCAGCGGCCGCTCGCCATCGCCGTGCTCGACCTCGACAAGTTCAAGTCGATCAACGACGGCGGAGGTCACGCCGCCGGCGACTACGTGCTGCGGTCGCTCACCGCGCAGTGGATGTCGCTGTCGCGCCAGACCGACATCGTCGGCCGTCTCGGTGGTGACGAGTTCGCCATGCTGATGCCCGAGACCGATGAGGACGAGGCGCGGGTCGTGATGGCCCGGCTGCGTGAGTACGCGAGCCACTCGTGGTCGTGGGGCGTCACGCAGGTGCACCCCGGCGACACCATCGAGGGCGCGCTCGACCGCGCCGACAGAGCCATGTACGCCGAAAAGGGCTCGGCGACCGATACGCAGAGTCGGCGGCAGGAATCCGAGACGGTCACGCTCCTCTCCGCGTAA
- the kdpC gene encoding K(+)-transporting ATPase subunit C, translating to MSTLTRQSARTTWVALRSMALLTILLGVVYTVTITLIGQLLLPAQANGSLVRDDDGQVAGSALIGQNFADADGAPLPEYFQPRPSAAGDGYDGGASSGSNYGPENEELIAMITERRTQISRFNGVAESAVPADAVTASSSGLDPHISPEYAAIQVARIADARSLSVTDVRTLLDAHTRGREFGFLGSPTVNVLELNVALDSARG from the coding sequence ATGAGCACCCTCACCCGCCAATCCGCGCGCACCACCTGGGTCGCGCTGCGCTCGATGGCCCTGCTGACCATCCTGCTCGGCGTCGTGTACACCGTGACGATCACCCTGATCGGGCAGCTCTTGCTCCCCGCCCAGGCGAACGGGTCCCTCGTGCGCGACGACGACGGTCAGGTCGCAGGCTCGGCGCTGATCGGCCAGAACTTCGCGGACGCCGATGGCGCTCCGCTGCCGGAGTACTTCCAGCCGCGTCCCTCCGCAGCCGGCGACGGCTACGACGGCGGCGCGTCGTCGGGTTCCAACTACGGACCCGAGAACGAGGAGCTGATCGCGATGATCACCGAGCGCAGGACGCAAATCTCCCGGTTCAACGGTGTGGCGGAGTCAGCTGTCCCTGCCGACGCGGTCACCGCGTCGTCGTCCGGCCTCGACCCGCACATCAGCCCGGAGTACGCAGCCATCCAGGTGGCGCGGATCGCGGATGCGCGTAGCCTGTCGGTCACGGATGTACGCACCCTGCTGGACGCCCACACTAGGGGTCGCGAGTTCGGCTTCCTGGGCTCGCCGACGGTCAACGTGCTGGAGTTGAACGTCGCACTGGATTCTGCGAGGGGATGA
- a CDS encoding response regulator translates to MKILIADDDSQIVRALRITLIAKGYQIVTAADGSQAIAAAVDQRPDLFLLDLGMPQLDGLEVITAVRGWSQSPILVVSGRAGASDKVEALDAGADDYLTKPFAVEELLARIRALTRRAGQDDSQPSVRFGDVTVDLVARSVTRSTAEGTRQVRLTPTEWQVLEILVRNPGRLVTRQTMLTTIWGSEHVEDTGYLRLYLSQLRRKLESDPSQPTHLITEPGMGYRLDGAS, encoded by the coding sequence GTGAAGATCCTCATCGCCGACGACGATTCGCAGATCGTGCGGGCGCTGCGTATCACGCTGATAGCTAAGGGATACCAGATTGTCACGGCTGCGGACGGCTCACAGGCGATTGCTGCAGCGGTCGACCAACGCCCCGACCTCTTCCTGCTCGACCTCGGAATGCCTCAGCTCGACGGCCTCGAGGTGATCACCGCGGTCCGGGGATGGTCTCAGTCCCCGATCCTCGTCGTCTCCGGCCGCGCCGGAGCAAGCGACAAAGTCGAAGCGCTCGACGCGGGTGCCGACGACTACCTGACGAAGCCTTTCGCTGTCGAAGAACTGCTCGCGCGGATCCGTGCGCTCACTCGCCGCGCTGGGCAGGACGACTCGCAGCCGAGCGTGCGCTTCGGAGATGTGACCGTGGATCTCGTCGCTCGCAGCGTCACCCGCTCGACGGCGGAAGGCACGCGGCAGGTGCGTCTCACCCCCACCGAATGGCAGGTGCTCGAGATCCTGGTGCGCAACCCCGGCAGGCTCGTCACGCGGCAGACGATGCTGACCACCATCTGGGGTTCAGAGCACGTTGAGGACACCGGCTACCTGCGGCTGTACCTCTCACAGCTGCGCCGGAAGCTGGAATCTGATCCGTCCCAGCCAACCCACCTCATCACCGAGCCGGGAATGGGCTACCGATTGGACGGCGCCTCGTAA